A window from Citrus sinensis cultivar Valencia sweet orange chromosome 5, DVS_A1.0, whole genome shotgun sequence encodes these proteins:
- the LOC102623676 gene encoding protein FAR1-RELATED SEQUENCE 5-like, which translates to MEKDIEVEELEKFEENDEPIIGMSFDSDVDLFIYFKEYGKRKGFPILRRTSRKDSGGILRNVTFACGRSGETRSKSVNILKPQPNAKTGCNARLGAGLGDDGKWTIRSLNLEHNHVLLTPTKSKYFRCNRSLNTYAKKRLDVNDRAGIRLCKNYQSLVIEAGGHENVTFIERDCRNHVQKERRLRLGDGDAAALQNYFMKMQVEDNRFYFSMQVYDEGRLKNVFWAEPRNREAYKEFGDVVTFDTTYLTNKYDMSFAPFVGVNHHGHSILFGCGLISHEDIETFTWLFRTWLSCMSNSAPNGIITDQDRAMKVAIQNVFPNTRHRWCLWHIMKKVPEKLGGYLVMCYWIGIEGDAANLLFLNCVLLEWWMDK; encoded by the coding sequence atggaAAAAGACATCGAAGTTGAAGAGTTGGAGAAATTTGAGGAGAACGATGAGCCAATAATTGGGATGTCATTTGATAGTGatgttgatttgtttatttacttcAAAGAGTACGGTAAAAGAAAAGGGTTTCCGATTTTGAGGAGAACTAGTAGAAAGGATAGTGGTGGGATTCTTAGAAATGTGACTTTTGCTTGTGGGAGAAGTGGTGAAACAAGAAGCAAATCtgtgaatattttaaaacccCAACCTAATGCAAAAACAGGCTGCAATGCTAGATTGGGAGCTGGTTTAGGGGATGATGGAAAGTGGACAATTCGAAGCTTAAATCTTGAACACAACCATGTGCTGTTAACTCCAACCAAATCCAAGTATTTTCGGTGCAATCGTAGCCTCAATACATATGCAAAAAAAAGGCTTGATGTAAATGATCGAGCAGGAATCAGATTATGTAAGAATTATCAATCACTTGTTATTGAGGCTGGTGGTCATGAAAATGTGACATTCATAGAAAGAGATTGTAGaaatcatgttcaaaaagaaagaagattgcGGCTTGGAGATGGGGATGCTGCTGCTcttcaaaactattttatgaaaatgcAAGTAGAAGATAATAGGTTTTACTTTAGTATGCAAGTGTATGATGAGGGAcgattaaaaaatgttttttggGCCGAGCCAAGGAATAGGGAAGCGTACAAGGAGTTTGGAGACGTTGTTACATTTGACACCACGTATCTTACAAATAAGTATGATATGTCGTTCGCTCCATTTGTAGGAGTTAATCATCATGGGCATTCTATTCTGTTTGGGTGTGGATTGATTTCACACGAAGATATTGAGACATTCACGTGGTTATTTCGAACATGGCTATCTTGCATGTCTAATTCAGCTCCTAATGGAATCATTACAGATCAAGACAGGGCAATGAAAGTTGCAATTCAGAATGTCTTTCCCAATACTCGACATCGGTGGTGTTTATGGCATATAATGAAGAAAGTTCCAGAGAAGCTAGGGGGTTATTTGGTCATGTGCTATTGGATTGGAATTGAGGGAGATGCTGCAAATCTGTTATTCCTTAATTGTGTGCTACTGGAATGGTGGATGGATAAATGA